TCATGTTAAGACCATTCTTCGCTATTTAAGACTAATACTGTCACCTATGGTTAATACGCTAGCACCATTGAACTTATCTCAGTACACGccactcaaaatttatatcatCGATGCACCGTCTCTTTTCATGCAATAGAAAACTAAATTGATATACTGCAGATGACACAAATCATCATTCGACATAATCAAAAGTCTGGCTGTCAAACAACAGTGCCATTGAAATAACGTAACTGTGTAATCATACGTCGAACAAGTGTGGCTGATGTTTGAAGGTCATGCAACAGCGCCGACGTAGTGCAGACGAAGAACATTAATGTATCACCGTTAAACCGAACAACGAAATTAAATTAACACGATTACACCTCACCGGATTGAACATCTGAATTATATGTAAATAGCATTTTGTTTTTACGATCTCGCGCAGACGATTTCTTCACTCTCTTTTTATCTTTCTCACTGGTATGAGTTTAATTAAACCATCTGAAAGATACGTCGAAAAAAGGATATAAATTTAAGCTTTAACATAATGGTTCATCGCATCGACCTGTTGTGTTTTACgttaactataaaaaaaacgttcattGACAAATTGATTATTACATATTCCCCCCATATGCGTTCCGACGGCATGGAATTTGGCAGGTTTTTGGATCTGGGACTTGATTCGAATAAGTGagtatttcaatgatattttttgtaagcatGGATCTGTGAATGTATCTTGGAATAAAAGTTTTTGTAGAAGAAATAAGGATGCCGACCAGCGATCTATTTACTTAAGTAAACTCTTTATAGATGTTGTATTATCAATGTGTGCAATGCGTAATCGATAGTGGTTGGCTAGACTGAGACAGAATTCATTTACGATGCCAATATATTTTGCTCCTAACACTAGGGTTCCTTCTGAATTCCTCATACTTCGGTATATTCTCTCGTGGACTCTCAGACCGATTAATAATTAGGCGATGCTAGTTACAGGTCATCCTCGTGAGGATTCGTGGACTGTTGAAGTCTGCGCTGCCAGTAAGATAATTCCTCTTGTGGATTGATTTTCAGACTGTTTAAGTCTGCGCTGCCAGTAACGTACAATTCCTCTTGTGGATTGATTCACAGATTGTTTAAGTCTGCGGTAGAAGTCTGAGCTGCCAGTGAGGTTATTCCTCTAGGACTCTTTGGCTGTTTAAGTCTGATTCACAGATTGTTTAAGTCTGCGGTAGAAGTCTGAGCTGCCAGTGAGGTTATTCCTCTAGGACTCTTTGGCTGTTTAAGTCTGATTCACAGATTGTTTAAGTCTGCGGTAGAATTCTGAGCTGCCAGTGAGGTTATTCCTCTAGAACTCTGTGGCTGTTTAAGTCTGCGTTGCCAGTAAGCCCATTCCACTCTTGGGTCCTTAGACTGTTAAAGTCTGCGCTACCAGTAAGTCATTCCATTCATGGATTCTCAGACTGTTGAAGTCTGCGCTGCCAATAAGCCAATTCCACTCTTGGATTCTCAGATTGAAGTCTGCGCTGCCAGTATAAAGGTCACTCTTCTCTTGGATTATCAGGCTGTCAGTCTTCGCTGCCATAGCCTTCTTTTTCCTACTATTTATAACTAATCACGCTGAGGCGTTCAGTATTTTATTAAGCAGCAAATATTCGATAACATTTCCAGTAGATCTAAATCGATAAGTGGTCGTCACTTGAGTTACACCAATGATCTTTTTTGGTGCAACAAACCAATAACTATTCCTGCAATATGTCTAGCCTTTCTGTAGTGAAAGGAACGCTGTTTAAGAAAGTTGTTGAGGTTGCTAAATAGGTTGGGATTTTGCAAGGACGGTACGATATTGGTTCGTGGAAAGTGGGGTTGGTGAATGGTCGTGAGGATACCTAGAAGTGCGGACTTAATCGAGAAGGTGCTTGTATCTGTATAAATGGGATTTGTTTCGGGATAACACTAGTTATATAGTCAGTGCAATTTGGGCTTTACCGTGACACGCGTGGTATGTACACAATGCTAGGACATACGGCTATTACTATCCCGGCTGACAGATGTTGTGATATGACCCTTGGAAGACTGAAAAAGAAATTGTCCAGTGTTGGTGCAGTTGTTTTGtgattcattttgtttaaccgATGATACGGTTACAATTTGACCAAGCCTCAATGTCATGTTCATACCTATACACTGTTTCATGTCAAAACTCTGTTGCATCCCCAAAGAGAAAGTGACATTTAACAGCGCGTTCGTGTAAGAACATGtcaattgaaattgattttcgGTCAAATTGGTCCCGTATCATcgattaaacaaaatgaattgcAAAACAAGATGCGCCATTTGGTTTGTAAATCAATGTCACCTTCAGAGTGGAAAGCACAGAAACGCCACTTGACTGTTTTGATAAATGGTTGCCCATACCTAATATAGGACAATGGGTTTTCAGGCTGTCAAAATGCGACATCTCGTATTTTAAATGGTTCTCTTTAACGTAATGTCATTGGTATCTGTTGTAAATTGTGGGTGAAGCATCCTTTGCATTGACGAATACTTTAGTGCCATTTTGTATCTCTGTGTTTATTGCATCCGAGAATATTGATATCTTAAAAGCTTATGTGTTTTTTGCTCTCTCAAAATgccaatacattttattttgcaacaCTGTTGCTATTTTATGTTGCTTAGATTTTTAGCTATGCTTATGTTTTGCCGTCTCGGGCACGCTGAcaacattcattatttataagaGGTGAGCGACCGAGCTTGACCGAGTAGATGAATAGGACATATTAGTTAAACATGATCTTGACATTGTGGTATTTCGCTCTGTTCGTTGAACCTTATTACTGCGTAATGTTTGCATACTCTTAACACAGACGCGCTCGTTTTTTTCTGGTGTTTTTCTGTAGATATGgctatgtattttttttcaaaattgtttcattattatggGAAAACACATTCAAATCAAGTTAAATTTACCAATACTCATGATTTGTTGAAAGAGGCGAGTTTATAAATGTTGCTTTATACAGCATGGCTTCCCCCTATTCAGCAAACTCGTATACCGCAGCTTTACAAGTATGATAATAAATAGTTGAAGATGTCAACTTGTCCAACTGTTTGACGGCTACAGCATCCCTATATGCCCTGGGGCTCGTTTTGTTCTTAACAACGTAGACTTAATTATGtgcatatttgcattttaatggTGTTTTTGCGAATAATGTACATGCATCTGGTGTAATGACTATTGTATTCTACGCGTTCTTCGCTGTCACTTTAATGGAGCGCTTGTCGCTACTTCCTTTATCGCAATTATAGTGTTTGTGTTGTTGCACTCGTCTCACTAATGGGCGCGATCGTGACAACAACGCCGTGACGTCGACTAAGACGACAACTACTAGCGGATCCAAGGGgcccagcccccccccccccaaaatcgtttaatttttattttaatataagagGAAAAAAGTACTAAAATACACCAAACCCCCCTCCGAACAATTTAAACCCAATAAATTTCGATTCTGAGAGAGGGATGCAAGTCATTAGGATATGCCACTAGGTTACGCACCCTTTAACATCGAATCCTCTAGCCGCCCCTGACAAAGATAACGAcgacaaattatttttttgccttTTCTAAGCTTCAGTTTCAAAACGAATCGTGCACCATAAGTGAAATACAGCTTTCATTTCGGAAAGTAGACTAGATTTCTAGGAGTACATGAAATGGTTAATTATCTGCCCATTTCAAAACTGACCTCATTTTTTTCGGAATTTTATAGTTGGACTATAACGGGGTCTAAGAATACCGGTTTGATCAAGGGAAGCACATGTTTAACATACATTAATGGTGATGTTTTATTTCCCAGTGCACTTGTTGTGGTACTCTAAATAACGAAATCGACAATAAATTTGGCACTGAAAGCGATTGTATGGGCCTATGTTCCTTTGAAATTGCCAGAATGCTGGGTACCGTTTGTGTCTCCTGATTTGAGGAAACGTAGATCGATTCCCTTTTCTGCTTACGAGACAAATTCACGAATCCGCCGTCTCCCCGAGTCTTCATATTGATTCCGAAAGCAACATGTACCATACACTCTTAACGGTTTCCCCTGCAGATATTTTGTTCCTTTTACCTAATTTCACTTATAAGAAGATATATTCCCGTAAAATGTAAATTCCACAAATGAGAAAGAGAACCAGCTcggaatattttaataatatttaagcTTTTCGTACCGTCTTTTTTGTCATTCGGcgaaaacaaacttaaaatttaaaaacgtAAGCTTCATTTGAGTCTGTTTCTATAGTTAACCGTTTGTGCTACTCGTTAGAACTCGGTTAAAAATGCTGCTTCTCTTCAACTGGCGCCAAAGtgaaacattcaaaacatataaacatttcaacaatGTCAATGGCAATCAATCCATATCCCCCCTTGCATACTCAGCTAAGATTTCGTCATGAAGACTACAACGTGACTTTAGACTATACGCAAAAAAGCCCGAACGTTGACGGAGTGGTCCGGAAATTACCGAAGAGCTTCGGTTGTGTTCGTCATTTCAGCAATTTCAGCACTTAATACCTAGAAATAGATTCACAAATGTTATAATGGataattcatgtttgtttgttttatatttcagacaCTTTGATGCTATCAGTCATGACGAGGAGTTTAGCCTTATTGCTGGTCGTAGTGGCGACGGTGTATGCCGCACGTAAGTGACGTCATTACGTTATGTTCAAATATGCGGTGTATGTGTGTGCAAAGTACTTATTACATAAGCGCTCTACTTCTGTTTCGCTATATTGGTACTTAAACCCACACATATGTGATTATGGTTGCATGGAGAGCCATTATTTTTAATCAGATGTGAGGAAGTTTGTGTGGTGAAAAAGAGCATGTAAACTATTTACCGAATAAGGTGTTACCTAAAATACAATCGTCATAACATCATCTCTGATCAACTATCTGGTACCATCATGGGGACCATAAAGTCCAAATAAGCATTAACCCTTAAGCTCGTTCAGATCCTgaattttgttacatttttatgtcaaatatgaatgtaagaattcgggcttgtttatTCAGAAATCGTGACTTCCATGACTGGACAGTCCGTAGCGACCTTATATGCAAAGCGTCGTTAACGGACACCGTTTTTTTGGGTGTTGTTGATATCACTAATGCCCCGATTCCTTATAATTATTCCACttgcatattgaataatttGTTTTCTGTCTCCAGCACCGGTCAGAATCGACTCCAAGGATGAGTGCGGCTCCACGAACACCGTCGAACTGGATTCTGACTTCCGGTTGGTAGGCCGGGGCGTGGCGGCTGGCGCCAACTCAACCAAAGACTCCATGTGCACGTTCAGCTTCACCGCCACCGACGGCGCGGAAGGGTGCATGGGACTGTGCTACATGTTCGATCACTACGCGACCATCAATGATATGAAAGTGGAGCTGGCCGTCGGCCCTAAGGTGAGGGTACAggttatataatgtttgaatggGAACGATATAACAAAACATGGGTAAAACAGAAATGTAAACTTTGTTGCCGGAAATGGATAAAAGAAAGAACTTTTTTTTagtcaaaatatacacacagccatttttctcaatatattttctacatatctttgttgttgttcttgtggGGTGTTTTAAGGCTTTTCAATAGAATGATCTACGTTTAGTATGATCACGATGAAGTATTTCGGCGAAATTAAATAAGAGACTCAAGTTTGTTATGCTTAAACTCAAGAAATTTGGCCCATGTGTATTATACCACATGGTGTTGCTGCTATATATTTAACAGCACAATCATTTTCATCTTccagaaatatttatatatatatatataataatatgaatataatatacTTATAAAGTTACttagaataaaacatatataacatattttttcaactcTTATTTGGATGTAAAATTGAATTCAAGTAAAAAATTGAATTCCGTATTCCAGGTGTTCAAAAAAGGTGACGCTTTCCCCATGGAGCCCGTGTGCATGGAGGACAAAGCCCTgccagtgaccttgacccagaaGACTGGCTACATATACAAGAAGGACGAGCCCAACTACAAGTTTGTCCTGAGCGTCTATAACAAGTGTGGAATGAAGGGATCCGTCATCAACATAGACTTTGATGAAGCCATTCAATTGGTGGATGGTAAGGCTTTATTAAGTCTCATGGTTGAGAACATAACACCCACAACACATTTTTGCATATGGAGTTATGGCAGTCTTGCGCTGAGCCATCGAATTTGAGTTTGCTACACTTTTGTTAAGTGATGCAATGCccttttaaaataactgttatcTCAGTTAGATCTATAGTGAAGTACAATTATTGTCATATTTCAATCTGGGGACCAATTTttctgaataaaacatatttcattgacCTTGACGTTTATGTCAAGGTTATAACAATAACCAAGAAAGAGCAGACATAGAGAGGAACTAATTTAGTGTGGGTTTCGTGCTGGGATTTAAActgtcatgattttttttcatctttatttcTTATGTTGACCTTGAACTTTTTTTTCAGGTTATCACCATGGCGAGAAGAAAGAAGATAGGGAGAGGAGCACATTTATTGCTGGTATCTTGCTGGGATTTGGCCTGTCCTGTATTTTCCTGGTTGTCCTTGCTATTGGCTACTGCTACACCAGAAACAGCCCAACCGGGCGAGGAAGGTCAAGCTCTGCTATGAAAAGTAAGTGTTTCCATGGTTTCTGGTAGGTGATCAGCTAAGGCTTTTTTTTCTCGCTTTTTCCGGGCATAAATGGAAGAATGAGTTGGGATGGTGAAATAAGTCATGatgtaattataaatacatactacAATTTTCTACTGTCATTATCCCAGGCCGATACTGCCACTAGCATCTTAAGGTTGGAGTATAAGtaagaattttaaaatgttttacctgGCTCTGCCAAAACCTTATATGAGGGAGATTATCTGCTGTCTTAAAGTCCACTTTTACCCACCTTTCCCTGGATATGGCTAAATATTGGGATAGGGAGTGGAAATTTTAAGTAGTAGTTATATAAGCCTTAGTACTAAGGCTGAGTAAAAAATTTAcgtttattgtatgtatttttaaatgtctGTTTGTAAAACCATGCGTCCACATCATCCACACCAATATGGTAATAcctgtttatgtatattttccaGAACAATAAATTCCTCAAATTAATGAACCTGAAATGAGTTTTACAATTTCTGCGGATCCTGATAATATTGATTAAGCTTGAAGTAACAGACTTAATCTTATAAATAATTAAGCCCCTAGGTTTCATGGCGTTGCATAAGTAGCTTATCATGCTTGACTCTCAACTAACCCTGTGTATAGAGTAATTATTGTGCTGCCATTGTCACACTTTTGGGCAATATATTTCCGAACAAATGTATAACTGGTGTGATCATGAAATTGTACAAGAATGTTTGCAGCCCGTGCCCCGAACCACGCATACCATAAATGTACGGGGGAAAATAAAAGGTAgcatacaaaaacatgtttgcagACAATTATAGTGCCAGGTTTTCTCCATGTTTCAATTAAGATTTGGCTGATATCAATTAGATAGTGTTAGCAGTGAGTTCAATTAAACCATTAATACAGCTATTTTTTTAATCTGCACTTTATACAATTAAGTAGAACATTTTTGCTTTGTTAGTGTTTAATCCCCTGGTAGGCTTGTGCATACTTTCCATTGCAATACCTAACATCTAAATTTGGTGATTTAGAGAATGTTTTTTCATGTGTTGTCGTAGCCTTGTTGTTGTCAGCAGCAGCATCTTTATAGTTATCATTATTATGCAAAGAATTAAATAAGGTAAaactttgaaatcattgaagATGTTGATTTGAAATTTGGTCATAATGTTCACAATAAGAATATGCATATCATCATTGTGTGAAGCAAGTTATGTCACTCTATCTCAAATAACAGTTAAGTTATGCCCCATGTTGAACAGAAAAAAAGCAAAAGCCGAGCATCTGCTTGCCTTACCCTtgctcttaaagctgcactctcacagatcaaCTGtttctacaactttttttattttttgtcttgaaatcgGCCATTTTTTGTGtcaatgtctggaaaccagtgatgtaagactgctgacaaaagatcagatcgcctgttttcatatttacatctgcgatctgattttttgtcagcagtcttatatcactggagATATCAAAAGATGTTAAAAtgctcaatctgtgagagtgaagctttgaaaaaataaaacagacatgtattttattgttatttgtttttgttttagttggAGGTCAGCGCGGTAAGATGACCCCAGGCCAGGAGCCCAAGGAGGTTGAGATGGGCGTCCGATACAAGGCTAAAGGTATGTTACATGTGTCATGGTTTATGGTGTATTTATCTCCCTTTGTATGAATGCAGAATAGACATTTGTGCTTGCAATTATAAAGATGTGATTTGTCAAAGTAACTGAACATTGAACATTtgatcacaaaaaaataatttagcaCAGGTGTCTATTTTTGTAGCCATTACAGGAAAAAATCAGCATGTAATTATATCGTGTATGCATTTGAATGAATTAAGGTGAAGTTAATGTCTACTATATGACAAAGATTTAAACCTACATTGCTTAATGATTTGAATAATTGTA
The sequence above is drawn from the Mya arenaria isolate MELC-2E11 chromosome 14, ASM2691426v1 genome and encodes:
- the LOC128217180 gene encoding uncharacterized protein LOC128217180 isoform X2 yields the protein MLSVMTRSLALLLVVVATVYAAPPVRIDSKDECGSTNTVELDSDFRLVGRGVAAGANSTKDSMCTFSFTATDGAEGCMGLCYMFDHYATINDMKVELAVGPKVFKKGDAFPMEPVCMEDKALPVTLTQKTGYIYKKDEPNYKFVLSVYNKCGMKGSVINIDFDEAIQLVDGYHHGEKKEDRERSTFIAGILLGFGLSCIFLVVLAIGYCYTRNSPTGRGRSSSAMKIGGQRGKMTPGQEPKEVEMGVRYKAKDPDQPEVKPLLDPVKPPAEGATGKHSA
- the LOC128217180 gene encoding uncharacterized protein LOC128217180 isoform X1, whose protein sequence is MLSVMTRSLALLLVVVATVYAAPPVRIDSKDECGSTNTVELDSDFRLVGRGVAAGANSTKDSMCTFSFTATDGAEGCMGLCYMFDHYATINDMKVELAVGPKVFKKGDAFPMEPVCMEDKALPVTLTQKTGYIYKKDEPNYKFVLSVYNKCGMKGSVINIDFDEAIQLVDGYHHGEKKEDRERSTFIAGILLGFGLSCIFLVVLAIGYCYTRNSPTGRGRSSSAMKIGGQRGKMTPGQEPKEVEMGVRYKAKDPDQPEVKPLLDPVKPPAEGATGKHSDDEEPKADVAPEIEPEDKEKKSDQPAGKAVETRENTTESSDTPATGDAAPADEN